Proteins from a genomic interval of Spirochaetota bacterium:
- a CDS encoding ATP-binding protein yields MLNSKITLLKAKYPTIKEIRKSIVDDIFTELAKNRLQVQLDNLELYLIIDEALTNAMEHGNNWNQNKYVHIEVTMDTNQLYITITDEGKGFRHPDSHLAMHLKPRGRGIFIIKQFAKVSWNKKGNSITMAIPIAHTSNPK; encoded by the coding sequence ATGCTTAATTCTAAAATTACTTTATTAAAAGCAAAATACCCTACTATCAAAGAAATACGTAAGTCAATTGTGGACGACATCTTTACTGAATTGGCTAAAAATAGACTACAGGTACAACTTGACAACCTTGAGCTGTATCTTATAATTGATGAAGCTTTAACCAACGCTATGGAACATGGCAACAATTGGAACCAGAATAAGTATGTCCACATTGAAGTGACAATGGACACCAATCAATTATATATCACCATAACTGATGAAGGCAAGGGTTTTAGGCATCCTGATTCACATTTAGCCATGCATCTTAAGCCTCGTGGCAGAGGAATATTTATAATTAAGCAATTTGCTAAAGTTTCATGGAATAAAAAAGGCAACAGCATAACAATGGCAATACCAATAGCTCACACTTCTAATCCTAAATAA